The Streptomyces sp. DH-12 genome has a window encoding:
- a CDS encoding M23 family metallopeptidase: MFERVTSRLPRTSATRTRAAVLAAGLGTSVVLGAGVAAAVDTTAASGAAGAVQAQAAAQSKAAEAQAKAVQAQAAKAQKAAEAKKAAAAKAARAKKAAQAAAQKKAASWIDPVENYKLSASFAQNGGMWASKHSGQDYAVPTGTPVLAAHGGTVVKAGGNGAGDGPAYGNAVVIKHGGQTYSQYAHLSSVNVKVGQVVKTGQKIALSGNTGNSSGPHLHFEIRTTPNYGSAVDPAKFLRSKGVTV, translated from the coding sequence ATGTTCGAGCGCGTCACGTCCCGTCTCCCCCGTACGTCCGCCACCCGTACCCGCGCGGCCGTCCTGGCCGCCGGCCTGGGCACCTCGGTCGTCCTGGGAGCCGGGGTCGCGGCCGCCGTCGACACCACGGCCGCCTCCGGCGCGGCCGGCGCCGTGCAGGCGCAGGCGGCGGCCCAGTCCAAGGCCGCGGAGGCCCAGGCGAAGGCCGTTCAGGCGCAGGCCGCCAAGGCCCAGAAGGCCGCCGAGGCGAAGAAGGCGGCCGCCGCCAAGGCCGCCCGGGCGAAGAAGGCCGCCCAGGCCGCGGCCCAGAAGAAGGCCGCCTCCTGGATCGACCCGGTCGAGAACTACAAGTTGTCCGCGAGCTTCGCGCAGAACGGCGGCATGTGGGCCTCCAAGCACTCCGGCCAGGACTACGCCGTCCCGACCGGCACCCCGGTGCTGGCCGCCCACGGCGGCACGGTCGTGAAGGCCGGCGGCAACGGCGCCGGCGACGGCCCCGCGTACGGCAACGCCGTCGTGATCAAGCACGGCGGCCAGACGTACTCCCAGTACGCCCACCTGTCCTCGGTGAACGTGAAGGTCGGCCAGGTCGTCAAGACCGGCCAGAAGATCGCCCTGTCCGGCAACACCGGCAACTCCAGCGGTCCCCACCTGCACTTCGAGATCCGCACCACCCCGAACTACGGCTCCGCCGTCGACCCGGCGAAGTTCCTGCGCAGCAAGGGTGTGACGGTCTGA
- a CDS encoding Lsr2 family protein: MAQKVQVLLVDDLDGGEADETVTFALDGKTYEIDLTTANAEKLRGLLEPYVKGGRRTGGRASGGRGKTRPSSGGSQDTAAIRAWAKENGYEVNDRGRVPASIREAYEKANG; this comes from the coding sequence GTGGCACAGAAGGTTCAGGTCCTTCTTGTCGACGACCTCGACGGCGGCGAGGCGGACGAGACCGTGACGTTCGCGTTGGACGGCAAGACCTACGAGATCGATCTCACCACCGCCAACGCGGAGAAGCTCCGCGGCCTTCTCGAGCCTTACGTGAAGGGCGGCCGCCGTACCGGGGGCCGTGCTTCGGGCGGGCGCGGAAAGACGCGTCCCTCCTCCGGCGGCAGCCAGGACACCGCGGCCATCCGCGCCTGGGCGAAGGAGAACGGTTACGAGGTCAACGACCGCGGCCGCGTCCCCGCGTCCATCCGCGAGGCCTACGAGAAGGCCAACGGCTGA
- a CDS encoding HAD family acid phosphatase: protein MRSRRPWLRRVSVTAVSATALVALAAPAEAAPAAAPPTTATAALPATAPAALAAAVDYDTWQRDCQAVMDQALPYVKQRIADARPGEKQAIVLDIDNTALETDFGFSFPQPANKPVLEVARYAEERGVDLFFVTARPGIIHAPTEWNLDQAGYESSGLYVRGFLDLFRNVAEYKTAQRAAIERKGYTIIANIGNNPTDLSGGHAERTFKLPDYDGQLS, encoded by the coding sequence ATGAGAAGCCGACGCCCCTGGCTGCGCCGCGTATCGGTGACCGCCGTCTCCGCGACCGCACTGGTGGCCCTCGCCGCACCGGCCGAGGCCGCACCCGCCGCCGCGCCGCCCACGACGGCCACCGCCGCCCTCCCGGCCACCGCCCCGGCCGCCCTCGCGGCGGCCGTCGACTACGACACCTGGCAGCGCGACTGCCAGGCGGTCATGGACCAGGCCCTGCCCTACGTGAAGCAGCGCATCGCCGACGCCCGGCCCGGCGAGAAGCAGGCGATCGTCCTCGACATCGACAACACCGCCCTGGAGACCGACTTCGGCTTCAGCTTCCCGCAGCCCGCCAACAAGCCGGTCCTGGAGGTCGCCCGCTACGCCGAGGAGCGCGGCGTCGACCTGTTCTTCGTCACCGCCCGCCCCGGCATCATCCACGCGCCCACCGAGTGGAACCTCGACCAGGCCGGCTACGAGTCCTCCGGCCTGTACGTCCGCGGCTTCCTGGACCTCTTCAGGAACGTCGCCGAGTACAAGACGGCCCAGCGCGCCGCCATCGAGCGCAAGGGCTACACGATCATCGCCAACATCGGCAACAACCCCACCGACCTCTCGGGCGGCCACGCCGAGCGCACCTTCAAGCTCCCGGACTACGACGGCCAGCTGTCCTGA
- a CDS encoding BlaI/MecI/CopY family transcriptional regulator, producing MPRPLGELEDAVMTRVWKWNRPVTVREVLEDLQKERSIAYTTVMTVLDNLHQKGWVRRESEGRAYRYEAVSTRAAYAAALMNEAWSQSDNAAAALVAFFGMMSEEQQRALRDAMRIVQLPQTPDDIAGSPDENPASRDEPGGR from the coding sequence GTGCCTCGCCCCTTGGGAGAACTCGAAGACGCGGTCATGACGCGGGTCTGGAAGTGGAACCGCCCGGTGACCGTTCGGGAAGTCCTGGAAGATCTCCAGAAGGAGCGGTCCATCGCGTACACCACGGTGATGACCGTTTTGGACAATCTCCATCAGAAGGGCTGGGTGCGACGGGAGTCCGAGGGCCGCGCCTATCGATATGAGGCCGTCTCCACTCGCGCCGCCTACGCCGCCGCCCTCATGAACGAGGCGTGGTCGCAGAGCGACAACGCCGCCGCGGCTCTCGTCGCGTTCTTCGGCATGATGAGCGAGGAACAGCAGCGGGCTCTCCGGGACGCCATGCGGATCGTCCAGCTCCCGCAAACCCCCGACGACATCGCCGGCTCTCCCGACGAGAACCCCGCCTCTCGTGACGAGCCCGGCGGGCGATAG
- a CDS encoding SCO3374 family protein — translation MTGLRSAALPAPRRPAVPARGESEGRHGDRTRLWYENVLGWPTVPGVPPRLVVGVRFDVLDVPAEAGRAALERLGGATGGFPVALQEGRMRLLVAAGGADELPGLLEWLEWGGLGLGLRALGEGSLMDAPAAPWAAGTGPDAPCGLPAAGRPGDEGPGSSQGAAVWLRPPEPGREAESSLPALSAMGTRGSRGAGDGPPDLVRLVNTVATQILRVRLRHAGAGAAARGTGQPLAFS, via the coding sequence ATGACCGGTCTCCGCTCCGCCGCCCTCCCGGCGCCCCGCCGGCCGGCCGTGCCCGCCCGCGGGGAGAGTGAGGGCCGTCACGGCGACCGGACGCGGCTCTGGTACGAGAACGTACTGGGATGGCCCACGGTGCCCGGCGTCCCGCCGCGGCTGGTGGTGGGCGTGCGCTTCGACGTCCTGGACGTGCCCGCGGAGGCGGGCCGTGCGGCGCTGGAGCGGCTGGGCGGGGCCACGGGGGGCTTCCCGGTCGCCCTCCAGGAGGGCCGGATGCGGCTCCTGGTGGCCGCGGGCGGCGCGGACGAGCTGCCGGGGCTGCTGGAGTGGCTGGAGTGGGGCGGGCTGGGTCTCGGCCTGCGGGCGCTCGGCGAGGGGAGCCTCATGGACGCCCCCGCCGCCCCGTGGGCCGCCGGGACCGGGCCGGACGCGCCGTGCGGGCTCCCGGCCGCCGGGCGCCCCGGCGACGAGGGCCCGGGCAGTTCGCAGGGGGCCGCCGTGTGGCTGCGGCCCCCCGAGCCGGGTCGCGAGGCAGAGAGCTCGCTGCCGGCGCTGTCGGCGATGGGCACGAGGGGCTCGCGAGGGGCCGGTGACGGCCCCCCGGACCTCGTGCGGCTGGTGAACACCGTGGCGACGCAGATCCTCCGCGTACGCCTGCGGCACGCCGGTGCGGGCGCCGCCGCGCGGGGCACGGGTCAGCCGTTGGCCTTCTCGTAG
- a CDS encoding amino-acid N-acetyltransferase: protein MSADSPEVTANALTVRRARTGDVPAVRRLLDVYVREGILLDKAMVTLYEDIQEFWVAERDDNAEVVGCGALHVMWEDLAEVRTLAVKPGLKGAGVGHRLLEKLLRTARWLGVRRVFCLTFEVDFFAKHGFVEIGETPVDRDVYAELLRSYDEGVAEFLGLERVKPNTLGNSRMLLHL, encoded by the coding sequence ATGTCAGCAGACAGCCCCGAAGTCACCGCAAATGCCCTCACCGTGCGGCGGGCCCGCACCGGCGATGTGCCGGCCGTACGCCGCCTCCTCGACGTCTACGTCCGCGAGGGCATCCTGCTCGACAAAGCCATGGTGACGCTTTACGAGGACATCCAGGAGTTCTGGGTGGCGGAACGGGACGACAACGCGGAGGTCGTCGGCTGTGGCGCCCTGCACGTGATGTGGGAAGACCTCGCGGAAGTCCGCACTCTCGCCGTCAAGCCGGGCCTGAAGGGCGCCGGCGTGGGACACCGCCTGCTGGAGAAGTTGCTGCGCACGGCCCGCTGGCTCGGTGTTCGACGCGTTTTCTGTCTGACCTTCGAAGTGGACTTCTTCGCCAAGCACGGCTTCGTGGAGATCGGTGAGACGCCCGTCGACCGCGATGTGTACGCGGAGTTGCTGCGCTCCTATGACGAGGGTGTCGCGGAGTTCCTCGGCCTCGAACGCGTGAAACCGAACACCTTGGGCAACAGCCGGATGCTTCTGCATCTGTGA
- a CDS encoding ATP-dependent Clp protease ATP-binding subunit — protein MFERFTDRARRVVVLAQEEARMLNHNYIGTEHILLGLIHEGEGVAAKALESLGISLEAVRQQVEEIIGQGQQAPSGHIPFTPRAKKVLELSLREALQLGHNYIGTEHILLGLIREGEGVAAQVLVKLGADLNRVRQQVIQLLSGYQGKETATAGGPAEGTPSTSLVLDQFGRNLTQAARESKLDPVIGREKEIERVMQVLSRRTKNNPVLIGEPGVGKTAVVEGLAQAIVKGEVPETLKDKHLYTLDLGALVAGSRYRGDFEERLKKVLKEIRTRGDIILFIDELHTLVGAGAAEGAIDAASILKPMLARGELQTIGATTLDEYRKHLEKDAALERRFQPIQVAEPSLPHTIEILKGLRDRYEAHHRVSITDEALVQAATLADRYISDRFLPDKAIDLIDEAGSRMRIRRMTAPPDLREFDEKIAGVRRDKESAIDSQDFEKAASLRDKEKQLLAAKAKREKEWKAGDMDVVAEVDGELIAEVLATATGIPVFKLTEEESSRLLRMEEELHKRVIGQDDAVKALSKAIRRTRAGLKDPKRPGGSFIFAGPSGVGKTELSKALAEFLFGDEDALISLDMSEFSEKHTVSRLFGSPPGYVGYEEGGQLTEKVRRKPFSVVLFDEVEKAHPDIFNSLLQILEDGRLTDSQGRVVDFKNTVIIMTTNLGTRDISKGFNLGFAAAGDTKTNYERMKNKVSDELKQHFRPEFLNRVDDVVVFPQLTQGDILRIVDLMIDKVDERLKDRDMGIELSQSAKELLSKRGYDPVLGARPLRRTIQREIEDSLSEKILFGELRPGHIVVVDTEGEGESQTFTFRGEEKSALPDVPPIEQAAGGAGPNLSKDA, from the coding sequence ATGTTCGAGAGGTTCACCGACCGCGCGCGGCGGGTTGTCGTCCTGGCTCAGGAAGAAGCCCGGATGCTCAACCACAACTACATCGGCACCGAGCACATCCTCCTGGGCCTGATCCACGAGGGTGAGGGTGTCGCCGCCAAGGCCCTTGAGAGCCTCGGGATTTCGCTCGAGGCGGTCCGCCAGCAGGTGGAGGAGATCATCGGGCAGGGCCAGCAGGCCCCGTCGGGTCACATCCCCTTCACCCCCCGTGCCAAGAAGGTCCTGGAGCTGTCGCTCCGCGAGGCCCTTCAGCTGGGCCACAACTACATCGGCACGGAGCACATCCTGCTCGGCCTGATCCGTGAGGGCGAGGGCGTCGCCGCCCAGGTCCTGGTCAAGCTGGGCGCTGATCTGAACCGCGTGCGGCAGCAGGTGATCCAGCTGCTCTCCGGTTACCAGGGCAAGGAGACCGCCACCGCCGGCGGTCCTGCGGAGGGCACGCCTTCCACGTCCCTGGTCCTCGACCAGTTCGGCCGGAACCTCACCCAGGCCGCCCGCGAGTCCAAGCTCGACCCGGTCATCGGGCGCGAGAAGGAGATCGAGCGGGTCATGCAGGTGCTGTCCCGCCGTACCAAGAACAACCCGGTGCTGATCGGTGAGCCCGGCGTCGGCAAGACCGCCGTCGTCGAGGGCCTCGCCCAGGCCATCGTCAAGGGCGAGGTGCCCGAGACGCTCAAGGACAAGCACCTCTACACCCTGGACCTCGGCGCCCTGGTGGCCGGCTCCCGCTACCGCGGTGACTTCGAGGAGCGCCTGAAGAAGGTGCTCAAGGAGATCCGCACCCGCGGCGACATCATCCTGTTCATCGACGAGCTGCACACGCTGGTCGGCGCGGGCGCCGCCGAGGGCGCGATCGACGCGGCGAGCATCCTCAAGCCGATGCTGGCCCGCGGCGAGCTCCAGACCATCGGTGCGACCACGCTGGACGAGTACCGCAAGCACCTGGAGAAGGACGCGGCCCTCGAGCGCCGCTTCCAGCCCATCCAGGTCGCCGAGCCGTCCCTGCCGCACACGATCGAGATCCTCAAGGGCCTGCGCGACCGCTACGAGGCGCACCACCGCGTCTCCATCACGGACGAGGCGCTGGTCCAGGCCGCCACCCTGGCCGACCGGTACATCTCGGACCGCTTCCTGCCGGACAAGGCGATCGACCTGATCGACGAGGCCGGCTCCCGGATGCGCATCCGCCGGATGACCGCGCCGCCGGACCTGCGCGAGTTCGACGAGAAGATCGCCGGCGTCCGCCGCGACAAGGAGTCCGCGATCGACTCGCAGGACTTCGAGAAGGCCGCCTCGCTGCGCGACAAGGAGAAGCAGCTCCTGGCCGCCAAGGCGAAGCGGGAGAAGGAGTGGAAGGCCGGCGACATGGACGTCGTCGCCGAGGTCGACGGCGAGCTGATCGCCGAGGTCCTCGCGACCGCCACCGGCATCCCGGTCTTCAAGCTGACCGAGGAGGAGTCCAGCCGCCTGCTCCGCATGGAGGAGGAGCTGCACAAGCGGGTCATCGGCCAGGACGACGCCGTCAAGGCGCTGTCCAAGGCGATCCGCCGTACCCGCGCCGGTCTGAAGGACCCGAAGCGTCCGGGTGGCTCGTTCATCTTCGCCGGTCCGTCCGGTGTCGGTAAGACGGAGCTGTCCAAGGCGCTCGCGGAGTTCCTCTTCGGCGACGAGGACGCGCTGATCTCCCTCGACATGTCGGAGTTCAGCGAGAAGCACACGGTCTCGCGTCTCTTCGGTTCGCCCCCCGGCTACGTGGGCTACGAGGAGGGCGGCCAGCTGACGGAGAAGGTGCGCCGCAAGCCGTTCTCGGTCGTCCTCTTCGACGAGGTCGAGAAGGCCCACCCGGACATCTTCAACTCGCTGCTGCAGATCCTGGAGGACGGTCGCCTGACCGACTCCCAGGGCCGGGTCGTGGACTTCAAGAACACGGTCATCATCATGACGACCAACCTCGGCACCCGGGACATCTCCAAGGGCTTCAACCTGGGCTTCGCCGCCGCGGGTGACACGAAGACCAACTACGAGCGCATGAAGAACAAGGTCTCGGACGAGCTCAAGCAGCACTTCCGGCCCGAGTTCCTCAACCGCGTCGACGACGTGGTGGTCTTCCCGCAGCTGACCCAGGGCGACATCCTGCGGATCGTCGACCTGATGATCGACAAGGTGGACGAGCGCCTGAAGGACCGGGACATGGGCATCGAGCTCTCCCAGTCCGCCAAGGAGCTGCTGTCCAAGAGGGGCTACGACCCCGTGCTGGGCGCCCGACCGCTGCGCCGGACCATCCAGCGGGAGATCGAGGACTCGCTGTCGGAGAAGATCCTCTTCGGCGAGCTGCGTCCCGGTCACATCGTGGTCGTGGACACCGAGGGCGAGGGCGAGTCCCAGACCTTCACCTTCCGCGGCGAGGAGAAGTCGGCGCTGCCCGACGTCCCGCCGATCGAGCAGGCGGCCGGCGGCGCCGGCCCGAACCTGAGCAAGGACGCGTGA
- the cseC gene encoding two-component system sensor histidine kinase CseC codes for MRGYIRRLVTAFVRRADLGAGLRWKLSAAIALVGALVAVALSLVVHNAARVSMLDNARDLADERIMIAQRNYELSGRLNFPNTKIDDPQLPRELRARVEEGRRATYVADRGGAPDIWAAVPLKNGHVMSLHSGFTDRSSDILEDLDQALLIGSTATVLGGSALGVLIGGHLSRRLRKAAAAANRVAGGETDVRVREAIGGVVRDETDDLASAVDAMADALKQRLEAERRVTADIAHELRTPVTGLLTAAELLPPGRPTELVQDRARAMRTLVEDVLEVARLDSASERAELQDILLGQFVARRVAAKDPDVVVRVVHESEVTTDPRRLERVLFNLLANAARHGAPPIEVTVEGRVVRVRDHGPGFPEELLAEGPSRFRTGSADRAGRGHGLGLTIAAGQARVLGARLTFRNVRPAGAPDDAPPEGAAAVLWLPEHAPTNTGSYPVLRQ; via the coding sequence ATGCGCGGGTACATCCGGCGCCTCGTGACGGCGTTCGTGCGGCGGGCCGACCTCGGGGCCGGACTGAGGTGGAAGCTCAGCGCGGCCATCGCGCTGGTCGGCGCGCTGGTGGCGGTCGCGCTCAGCCTGGTCGTGCACAACGCGGCCCGGGTGTCGATGCTGGACAACGCGCGTGACCTGGCCGACGAGCGCATCATGATCGCGCAGCGCAACTACGAGCTGTCCGGACGGCTGAACTTCCCCAACACCAAGATCGACGACCCGCAGCTGCCCCGGGAGCTGCGCGCCAGGGTCGAGGAGGGCCGCCGCGCCACCTACGTGGCCGACCGGGGCGGCGCACCGGACATCTGGGCGGCGGTGCCGCTGAAGAACGGGCACGTGATGTCGCTGCACTCCGGCTTCACCGACCGCAGCTCGGACATCCTGGAGGACCTCGACCAGGCTCTGCTGATCGGCTCCACCGCGACCGTCCTCGGCGGCTCCGCGCTCGGCGTGCTCATCGGCGGGCACCTGTCGCGGCGGCTGCGCAAGGCGGCCGCCGCCGCCAACCGGGTCGCGGGCGGCGAGACGGACGTACGGGTGCGGGAGGCCATCGGCGGGGTGGTGCGGGACGAGACCGACGACCTCGCCAGCGCGGTGGACGCCATGGCGGACGCGCTGAAGCAGCGGCTGGAGGCCGAACGCCGGGTCACCGCCGACATCGCCCACGAGCTGCGCACCCCGGTGACCGGTCTGCTCACCGCGGCGGAACTGCTGCCGCCGGGCCGGCCCACGGAGCTGGTGCAGGACCGGGCCCGGGCGATGCGCACCCTCGTCGAGGACGTCCTGGAGGTCGCCCGGCTGGACAGCGCGTCCGAACGGGCCGAACTGCAGGACATCCTGCTCGGCCAGTTCGTCGCCCGGCGGGTCGCGGCGAAGGACCCGGACGTCGTCGTGCGGGTGGTGCACGAGTCGGAGGTCACCACCGACCCGCGACGCCTGGAGCGGGTGCTGTTCAACCTGCTCGCCAACGCCGCCCGGCACGGCGCCCCGCCCATCGAGGTCACCGTGGAGGGCCGGGTCGTCCGGGTCCGCGACCACGGGCCCGGCTTCCCCGAGGAGCTGCTCGCCGAGGGGCCGAGCCGCTTCCGCACCGGCAGCGCGGACCGGGCGGGCCGGGGTCACGGCCTGGGCCTGACCATCGCGGCCGGCCAGGCCCGGGTCCTGGGCGCCCGGCTGACCTTCCGCAACGTACGCCCGGCGGGGGCCCCGGACGACGCGCCGCCCGAGGGCGCCGCCGCCGTCCTGTGGCTGCCGGAGCACGCCCCGACGAACACGGGGAGCTATCCGGTGCTGAGGCAGTGA